A genomic region of Nocardioides plantarum contains the following coding sequences:
- a CDS encoding GNAT family N-acetyltransferase yields MSNGPTADVSVRIAWADDAEAIAALQVAAWSEQYAGVLPAGSVPDDAAPVAEAWRASLARSSDARNRVLVALERNRVVGFAVTTPATDPDCDPVADGELAELVVIRAEQGKGHGSRLLQAVAETLEADRFTRAVTWAIAGDDVRRAFLVGAGWAADSAHRELDVDGGGTSTIKQVRLHTALV; encoded by the coding sequence ATGAGCAACGGACCCACGGCCGACGTCTCGGTGCGCATCGCCTGGGCCGACGACGCGGAGGCGATCGCCGCCCTGCAGGTGGCGGCCTGGAGCGAGCAGTACGCCGGGGTGCTGCCGGCCGGATCGGTCCCCGACGACGCCGCGCCGGTCGCCGAGGCCTGGCGCGCGTCGCTGGCGCGGTCCTCCGACGCCCGCAACCGGGTGCTCGTGGCCCTGGAGCGCAACCGGGTCGTGGGCTTCGCCGTGACGACACCGGCCACCGACCCCGACTGCGACCCCGTCGCCGACGGCGAGCTCGCCGAGCTCGTGGTGATCCGTGCCGAGCAGGGCAAGGGCCACGGCAGCCGGCTGCTGCAGGCCGTGGCCGAGACCCTCGAGGCCGACCGGTTCACGCGGGCGGTCACCTGGGCCATCGCCGGCGACGACGTCCGCCGGGCGTTCCTCGTCGGGGCCGGCTGGGCCGCCGACTCCGCCCACCGCGAGCTCGACGTCGACGGCGGCGGGACGAGCACGATCAAGCAGGTCCGCCTGCACACCGCCCTCGTCTGA
- the pspAA gene encoding PspA-associated protein PspAA, translated as MSDGLIVRILGEGQYDVAATALDRLNELDAAVESAVAAGDEESFRPALLALLDGVRTVGVPHAADALDESDLILPHGESSLDEVRDLLADDGLIPG; from the coding sequence ATGAGCGACGGCCTGATCGTCCGCATCCTCGGCGAGGGTCAGTACGACGTCGCCGCCACCGCGCTCGACCGGCTCAACGAGCTCGACGCGGCCGTCGAGTCGGCGGTCGCCGCCGGCGACGAGGAGTCGTTCCGCCCGGCCCTGCTCGCCCTGCTCGACGGCGTCCGCACCGTCGGGGTCCCGCACGCGGCCGACGCCCTCGACGAGTCCGACCTGATCCTGCCCCACGGCGAGTCCTCCCTCGACGAGGTCCGCGACCTGCTCGCCGACGACGGGCTGATCCCCGGCTGA
- a CDS encoding aldo/keto reductase family protein produces MEFRNLGASGLRVSAVSYGNWLTHGSQVEEDAALACVRQALDEGITTFDTADVYANTAAETVLGKALAGERRAGLEIFTKVYFPTGPGGPNDHGLSRKHILESIDGSLQRLQTDYVDLYQAHRYDHETPLEETMLAFADVVRAGKALYIGVSEWRAEEIRAAAALARELHVPLVSNQPQYNMLWRVIESEVVSTCEELGLGQIVWSPIAQGVLTGKYLPGAELPAGSRATDEKGGADMIKRWLEDDVLERVQRLQPVAADAGLSMAQLAVAWTLQNPNVASAIIGASRPEQVTDNVKAAGVTLDADVLSAIDEIVGDVAERDAAKTQSPRRTESFG; encoded by the coding sequence ATGGAATTCCGCAACCTCGGAGCGAGCGGCCTGCGTGTCTCGGCCGTCTCCTACGGCAACTGGCTCACCCACGGCTCGCAGGTCGAGGAGGACGCCGCGCTCGCGTGCGTGCGCCAGGCCCTCGACGAGGGCATCACGACCTTCGACACCGCCGACGTCTACGCCAACACCGCGGCCGAGACCGTCCTCGGCAAGGCACTGGCCGGCGAGCGCCGGGCGGGGCTCGAGATCTTCACCAAGGTCTACTTCCCGACCGGCCCCGGCGGGCCCAACGACCACGGCCTGTCCCGCAAGCACATCCTGGAGTCGATCGACGGGTCGCTGCAGCGCCTGCAGACCGACTACGTCGACCTCTACCAGGCCCACCGCTACGACCACGAGACCCCGCTCGAGGAGACGATGCTGGCCTTCGCCGACGTCGTACGCGCGGGCAAGGCGCTCTACATCGGCGTCTCGGAGTGGCGGGCCGAGGAGATCCGCGCCGCGGCCGCGCTGGCACGCGAGCTGCACGTGCCGCTGGTCTCCAACCAGCCGCAGTACAACATGCTGTGGCGCGTCATCGAGTCCGAGGTCGTCTCGACCTGCGAGGAGCTCGGACTCGGCCAGATCGTCTGGTCGCCGATCGCCCAGGGCGTGCTCACCGGCAAGTACCTCCCCGGGGCCGAGCTGCCCGCGGGCTCGCGCGCGACCGACGAGAAGGGCGGCGCCGACATGATCAAGCGCTGGCTCGAGGACGACGTCCTCGAGCGCGTCCAGCGCCTGCAGCCCGTCGCTGCCGACGCCGGTCTCTCGATGGCCCAGCTCGCGGTCGCCTGGACCCTGCAGAACCCCAACGTCGCCTCGGCCATCATCGGCGCGTCCCGCCCCGAGCAGGTCACCGACAACGTCAAGGCCGCCGGCGTCACCCTCGACGCCGACGTGCTGTCCGCGATCGACGAGATCGTCGGTGACGTCGCCGAGCGCGACGCCGCCAAGACCCAGTCCCCGCGGCGTACCGAGAGCTTCGGCTGA
- a CDS encoding DUF3043 domain-containing protein: MKLRRTKSEESSPTVTLTKADGKGRPTPTRKEAEAAARERARVPRTRKEQNARARATRGESSQRIRQGMKDGDERYLLPRDKGPVRRFIRDFVDARFGFAEVVIPLMFVALIYSPLVIPLFLVLLVDLVILRLRLRKQLALRFPDAPLKGTTYYAVTRAMQMKFMRLPKPKVKIGQALPEHYR; encoded by the coding sequence ATGAAGCTGCGTCGTACGAAGTCCGAAGAGTCCTCCCCGACCGTCACCCTCACCAAGGCCGACGGCAAGGGTCGGCCCACGCCGACCCGCAAGGAGGCCGAGGCCGCCGCCCGTGAGCGCGCCAGGGTCCCCCGCACCCGCAAGGAGCAGAACGCCCGGGCCCGGGCCACGCGCGGCGAGTCGAGCCAGCGCATCCGCCAGGGCATGAAGGACGGCGACGAGCGCTACCTGCTCCCCCGCGACAAGGGTCCCGTCCGCCGCTTCATCCGCGACTTCGTCGACGCGCGCTTCGGCTTCGCCGAGGTCGTCATCCCGCTGATGTTCGTCGCGCTGATCTACTCGCCGCTGGTGATCCCGTTGTTCCTGGTGCTGCTGGTCGACCTGGTCATCCTGCGCCTGCGGCTGCGCAAGCAGCTCGCGCTGCGCTTCCCCGACGCGCCCCTCAAGGGCACCACCTACTACGCCGTCACCCGGGCGATGCAGATGAAGTTCATGCGCCTGCCCAAGCCCAAGGTCAAGATCGGCCAGGCGCTCCCCGAGCACTACCGCTGA
- a CDS encoding PspA/IM30 family protein, whose amino-acid sequence MSMMKRMSMIFRAKANKALDRAEDPRETLDYSYQRQLELLANVRRGVADVATSRKRVELQVTQLEQQAAKLQGQAEKALQMDREDLAREALTRKSGLAQQISDLQAQHAQLQGEEEKLVLAQQRLQAKVEAFRTRKETIKATYTAAEAQTRINEAVSGIGEEMGDVGLAVQRAEDKTAQMQARAGAIDELIASGALDDVTGGGPSDDISRELESMSHQSDVELELARLKGLSAPQAPGQLGAAEPGAADPLAKQTEGETPR is encoded by the coding sequence ATGAGCATGATGAAGCGGATGAGCATGATCTTCCGGGCGAAGGCCAACAAGGCGCTCGACCGGGCCGAGGACCCCCGCGAGACGCTCGACTACAGCTACCAGCGTCAGCTCGAGCTGCTCGCCAACGTACGCCGCGGGGTCGCCGACGTGGCGACCAGCCGCAAGCGCGTCGAGCTGCAGGTCACCCAGCTCGAGCAGCAGGCCGCCAAGCTGCAGGGCCAGGCCGAGAAGGCGCTGCAGATGGACCGCGAGGACCTGGCTCGCGAGGCGCTGACCCGCAAGTCCGGGCTCGCCCAGCAGATCAGCGACCTGCAGGCCCAGCACGCCCAGCTGCAGGGCGAGGAGGAGAAGCTCGTCCTGGCCCAGCAGCGGCTGCAGGCCAAGGTCGAGGCCTTCCGCACCCGCAAGGAGACGATCAAGGCGACCTACACCGCCGCCGAGGCCCAGACCCGCATCAACGAGGCCGTGTCCGGCATCGGCGAGGAGATGGGCGACGTCGGCCTGGCCGTCCAGCGCGCCGAGGACAAGACGGCGCAGATGCAGGCCCGCGCCGGCGCCATCGACGAGCTGATCGCCTCCGGCGCCCTCGACGACGTGACCGGCGGCGGCCCGAGCGACGACATCTCTCGCGAGCTGGAGTCGATGAGCCACCAGTCCGACGTCGAGCTCGAGCTGGCCCGGCTCAAGGGTCTCTCGGCCCCGCAGGCCCCCGGTCAGCTCGGTGCCGCCGAGCCCGGCGCGGCCGACCCGCTGGCCAAGCAGACCGAGGGGGAGACCCCCCGATGA